The sequence below is a genomic window from Ciona intestinalis chromosome 1, KH, whole genome shotgun sequence.
GTGGTTGTGCCAATTTACTAATCATTGCAGCCAAGTCACAACTATTAATCTAAACACCTTATCTTATATTATGTTTGGACTATTtagttatatattaattagggatgcacattacagaatttcgaatccatgagattcgaatccttttgtattcgaatctatttacgggattcggtattctgtttaatgccgtcattacacgtcatctcatatactatattaacaatttttgaaagttattaattttgaaaaaaaatatttttgtgtttgtgggactttcgagagtaaacgtttcgtaacgtcttttcatagcctgctatacgtttcatgacgcaaaaactacccaatagtacaatttttgatcattttacaactcaagatccaacaaggctgttatgaaagggtcaataaactgacttttgtgggtaaaatttttttttcctataaatataaaaagattcgaaattctagattcggaattctagatttgaattaaagtattctaggatatcctagaatacctaattattctgtaatgtgcatccctactattaatatactatattactttataaagttctagttattttaaataaccaACATACGCGTTAGGGAAGATATATCGTACGTGATTCTTCCTTAATTCATCAAACCCATGGTACCAACCAGCCCTATGgaagtatgtatatataaattatatataaaacataatgaaacAGTAGATAAAggtatgtatataaaacagtagTTAATGCAGTTTAATGTAATATAGGGGAGTCCCTAAGCATGGGGATAGGCCTTGTAATGTATGTTAAGGAAGTCATTATTACctgtttttttgtacaaaaaaatgcaaaataatgcAAAGCTCTTGAACATGAAGATAAACAACGTCAAGattgaaattttataaaaagaataattttggTTTTCTATTAGCACTTAAATGTATTACAGACGCTGGAATAAATTATCAATATGTTCAACCATACCCAGTGTCTCCTAGTCCATGAAGAAATATAACCTGTGTGggataaacaaaatataacaatcaATAAATGTTGcaatgaaataataataatatttacattgttgTAAAATTATGATTACTGGAGGTATTGTGATATATGGTTGGGTGGGGgtctgggggaagatgggacaccttttcattctattttcttgtacaatttggtagtaaacaaagaacattcaaataattataaaatcgcatcctcatgactctcatagaccgttgcttattgtttaaaacacgtttagaatatttggatattatgtgctaaagatgttccttcctaccccaccctactatatatatataatcaacCACTAACTGTAGTTTACCTATCTGTAACTACATTCAAAGTACAAATATCAAGTCTTAAAGATAAgatgtgttaaataaaatatacccATTTGACTACATCTACCACACATAAGTATTTTGTAAGCCATAACGCATACAATGCAATGATCATATCATCCATATGTTATAACCCTTACAAGTTTCAATGCACTAAAAAGGGAACAAaccacagtttaaaaaaactacaataatCATGCTATTGTTTCTATATCATTGGTCGTTGAAGAacgagcgcccaatgtttaaatattaatgtttatgcattatatatTCCATACACAGCAGTATGATCAACTCACTGAGGCAGTAGCTGGTACTCTTGAATTATGAAGAAAGAATTGTGGTGAAACCGACATTTTCGTATCCAGGCCCCCAGCTTCGCGTGTTATACTgcgtttaaattataattaccAATTATTGTTGGTTGTCATGgcccattttaaaataataatacacatAAGTAAACCATATCAATACCAGGGGTGACttttgtgtttgaaacaggCCTGACTTAATGACTCAAGTTTACAAGAACATAAAACACAACGCAAGATTCATAACTAGTTAATATTCACTGTGAAATTTTTGCAACCACCATGAATTTAATTCATAGTTTCAGTCTCTGGCCTGTTAATGCTGgactttaaaaatttattgtaaCTGTAAGAGTTGTGTTATTATACCAATACGTAATGGGTTgaaggcttgttgctgctaccattgtgggtgtatgtgttcttgggcttTACACGCCCCAAAAATAAACGCACAACAGGAATAATTCATGCCACATACTCACATGTAGAAGTGATAGGAATATGCCAACAGTGCAGCGAACAAACAAGTGAACAAAACTATTTTGGCCACAGTTTGAGGTTGAAACTTCACAAtgattaaaatgcaaaatataccAGGAAAAAAGACATGAAAATCTAAAAAGGATATTTAGAGTGTTTAAATGTAGCAACATAATAAAGTTGTTCATTTTTGCAATGataattttacttatttagCATATATGCATATTCATAGGCACCAATCCTTTTATGCTAGAGGACACAAAGATAGTTGGATACACATTTCTAGCTACTTTAACTTATTGGTTCTGATGTTTACTGACTAATGCAGTGCAGGAAACTTTAGGGTAGACCtgtccaccctgccaccccaggtttggcgcctatatttgaaaaatgtaaTGCACTTTCCTTGAATAAAATAGCAACGATAGGCCTATATTATGCATAAACAAATTATGGAAAAAATCATTATTTGAGAAACCTCATGTACCACATATACGATGTGATAGCAGATAAAGAAAACCAAGTTATCATGTAAGATAAATGTTCATCTCTCAAACTGACACGGGTTTGGCCTCCTATGGGACCACCAGGTACTGAGGATTCAAACACAGCATCTAGTAATATAGGTTCAGCACCAGTTAAGGAACCCATTTGATCAAGGTCTTTATAAAACCAGTGGTTACGAACGGGGTTGTTTTTTGGAGACAAAGGTGGTCGTTTTTCATTATGTCGAAGCAAGCCAACTATTTCGATTTCCTTCTCTATTTGCCCTGACATTCTCGCCTTTGGATTTTTTTGCTCCTTTGGTACAAATCCTCTGTTAACTAAGATTGTTATATCATGGTCTGTAACATGGAATGGTGTGATTACCAACACACCCATGTTCTTGTTCTGTATTGACATCACGGACCCCGCATcaattggtttattttttgacctgtcaatcaaagatCTTGGCTCAATGTATAATTCCTTTGAGTGGTCGAATGTTCCACGGACAATTAACGGACGATATTCCAAATTCTGAAGCTCGCTTAAGTCAGTGGGAAACAGAATGGGCTCTGCTGTGGTTTTTTGTTCCAgttctttaattaaattacttttCCAAGCCTTTCTTCTCCATTGCCAAACCCCCAACCCAAAGGCACTAGCAGGGAATGCGAGCATTAGCCACTTTCCTGTTGGATCTTGGGTTCTATTTTTAGAATATTGTCGTGGATTTATTGACTGAAGATTTTTAGCCGAGTTGGAAAACGAAACCTTTGTTGTTGTGGAAGCTTTGTTGGCAAAAATAAGCATGGCATATATTTTCTGTCTcaacatttttactttaaatttattcacacAATAGTTGTTAGCATTCCTGTAACATAATAAGCATGTCATAGACATTGGCACATAgcagcaaaaaaaacttgacaTGACATTCAGTTAATTTTACCCAAAGCCAATTAAATTTACCACAGATCGACTTTATacaatttgataaaaataataattttaaaatggtttGATTTTGACTATTTCTTAGCACTATGTAGATGCAACGCAGCATCTTCAGATACTACAGTTTGTGACAACTTAAGTTGTTCTTTCAACTGTTCTGTATATTTTTCCAGCAAAGGAACTGGCTTTCTATTTTCAAGTTcgattttcatttgtttttccaAAGcttcttttaaagttaatcCAACCCAACTTGCCTCTTCTTTATccataatatattttccatattttttgAGAATCTCTTCTTGTTTAACAGGATTGTTGGGAAATAGATTGTCTTTATCTGCTAAACGTAGCAATATTTCTCTTTTCAGTTTTGAACCAAACTCCTGTAGAACCGTAGACGAGgtgttaagaataaaaaaatcaaatccaTAAGCTTCGTCAATCAAGTCAAGAGTCAACCCAgtaacagttgttttaaactttttatccaAAATCTCACTGTACAAAGTTCTCGTAAACAGTTGAGGTTTCCACACTTTGTAGTATTTTCTTGACATCTTTTTCCCGCGGGCATATTTAAACCCCCAAACTATCCCCTCCCCACCCCATAACCCTTCTCGTGATTCAGGAGGGTACCTTACTTGCAAAGGTATATTCGCAACTCTTTGAGGTTCGCCGTTTTTACCTTTTACCCATAGTCCTGAAGCCTGTGGCCTTTTAGTTCCTGTTTCAATCTTCTGATACAACATTGGCTTTGGTTCTTCATAATCTTCCCGCCATTTTTCTGGTAACTTTGAATAAATTGGGTATTTCACAGCAGGGTCAAACAAATATGAGTTTCTTGGCAGCTTATGAGTCCAACTAGATCTCCCAGGCTTGTACCCAGGCAATGGTATTTTATGCAACGGCAGAGGAATTCTTGGCATGCTGAAATGCAAGAATCCTAACCTTAAACCAGAAACCTACGAAGTGCAGATACTAATTTAATGAGCGTATTATCTACCATATTTGGGCGTTAGTGAAAAATCCTcgggtacatagcagaataggctggtggaaagtgttagggGTTGGTAGTTAGAAGGTAGGAGTAAGCAGTTATAGAGGTTAGTTTTAgtagttagcaaataaggtggggggagaatTCTTCCCTAGCACCAAGAATCGTTCAGGGCGTTACAGTTTAGGGTAGTGGGAACTGGGAAGTGTGTATTGGGATAATGGGGGTTATTACTTATTAGTTAAGGGTTATAAGTGGTCAGCAAAACACGTATGGGGTTTTTATAGGCACTAATACTTATATACCGACCACGTCTTAACCAACTAATACGTTTTTACCGCCGCTAATCGCTATCCTATATTGTAGTTGCAAAAGATGCGGAAACCATTGCCGGATTCGGCACAAATATAACACAGGTCATCTATAGAGTATTTAACGGTTTACCAAACTTCTGTCAACTAATATAGTCAGGCACATACACCTTGTATAGACAATACAGTTGGTCTAAAATCGTAAAATATCTTCCACATTTTACCaacatgtttataatattgtaaacaaagttattcGAATACTAAGTAATGTACTGAACAGAAACTTTAAAGACCATTTTCGCTCCTTTCCAGTAATGCGAAACATACCGTGGTTATGATTTTACTTACCGTTTTGCGAtggaaaaattgtaaataacgtacttttaaataacaagGCCCCTCGATATATTGTAACTGTCTCGTTAAGTATTTCTACATTACACCAGTGTCTGAATAAACGTTCTCGTTACATATACAGTTTTGTGGGGttagataggacacctttagcaaatgatatttaaatatcctggtcgtgtttttaacaattaacaacagtctacggaaataaagatacggtttcataattcattgagtgttctttttttactactaaatgggacgagaaaatagaataaaaaagtgtcccatctttccccaccccactatactcAGCTATTTTGGCGCGCGAGGATAATTAAGAATTAATGATGATAAAAACACatggtttaagtttattttacacatataCAGAACACAAACTAGCTTATACGGAATTATATGCCGAAACAACGACAATACAAAAGTAATGACACGCTTTATATACAATGAAACCCAGGCAGAATTTGCACTTTCGGCTACGATGCTACAACCCTCATTCGTCTTTTGGTTCCTCGGCACTGTAAAGTaacaaaacagtaaagtaattAACTTAAGAATAGGATTACAATCACACATACATTTAGTCtgtatgtaaatatttctgtaCAAATATCTGGCcagaaacaaaattcaaatgCAATTTTCCTTTTTGATTTCAATTGTGTTTATGCGTATACGCAACTAAATTGAAGTTCACTGTCTGTTAGATTTAACAGATTGATTTTGTACTCACAATGGGACATAACCACAGGTGTCTTGCCATTAATTAATACccatatattctttttttttattcggTAACTTAAATCAACCCGTTTTGGTTAGATAGCTGTCGTtgctgccacgcgaggataaataagttacattcattcatttattttttattagctTGCCATCAGGTCGACAAAACCGTTGTTAGTTTCCACTTCCGTGCAGGAGACCATAGATTGTTGTTGctataacaacaaaatcacTAGTCTTCCAACCGGGTGCGGATATGTTGCAGGAGTTGTATCCAAACGGACCGCGATATTTTAAAGCTTGGGAAACCATTACCTgactttgggcaagacacttaacggaaataCAACCAAATGatcccttatgggttgtccaagttgccacccatacagaaaatatgcccaaaaaatattcactcacaaagttgcTTATGTGACACTGcaagtatgaggtgtatgaaacagacacctgtgttataaagactgttgttgtcccgctAGCCGAATACAAATAAGTCGTATCCATCCATACATCATATACATAAATACAATGTGCAACAGGACACCGTATATTACCCAACCAGAAAAACGGCAAAGTTTCAACCTACTTCTTCTGCAGAAGAAACTGCGCgttttgtgtttgttcttCGTTGCCAGTGATTGAGATAACTCGTTCTTCCTCACCAGGACCCGCTTCGTCGATTACGATCACTGCCCCGCTGTCCTGTgcatagtaggttggggtaagttggtacaatattaaacaaatgtgAAAATTACTTTAGTTCTATTagatatagtagaatggggtaagatgatacattttttcattctattttctcgacacgcccgttttaaattaattaagcGTCACATTGACGGTAAAGTAAAGTGCGTAAAAAATAATCTATTTTTCGGCAGTTGTTTAGAA
It includes:
- the LOC100178785 gene encoding 39S ribosomal protein L28, mitochondrial; this encodes MPRIPLPLHKIPLPGYKPGRSSWTHKLPRNSYLFDPAVKYPIYSKLPEKWREDYEEPKPMLYQKIETGTKRPQASGLWVKGKNGEPQRVANIPLQVRYPPESREGLWGGEGIVWGFKYARGKKMSRKYYKVWKPQLFTRTLYSEILDKKFKTTVTGLTLDLIDEAYGFDFFILNTSSTVLQEFGSKLKREILLRLADKDNLFPNNPVKQEEILKKYGKYIMDKEEASWVGLTLKEALEKQMKIELENRKPVPLLEKYTEQLKEQLKLSQTVVSEDAALHLHSAKK
- the LOC100180405 gene encoding surfeit locus protein 1-like, which translates into the protein MSSFFCCYVPMSMTCLLCYRNANNYCVNKFKVKMLRQKIYAMLIFANKASTTTKVSFSNSAKNLQSINPRQYSKNRTQDPTGKWLMLAFPASAFGLGVWQWRRKAWKSNLIKELEQKTTAEPILFPTDLSELQNLEYRPLIVRGTFDHSKELYIEPRSLIDRSKNKPIDAGSVMSIQNKNMGVLVITPFHVTDHDITILVNRGFVPKEQKNPKARMSGQIEKEIEIVGLLRHNEKRPPLSPKNNPVRNHWFYKDLDQMGSLTGAEPILLDAVFESSVPGGPIGGQTRVSLRDEHLSYMITWFSLSAITSYMWYMRFLK